One window of Gloeothece citriformis PCC 7424 genomic DNA carries:
- the metH gene encoding methionine synthase, which translates to MNSPFLNRLHSPERPVLVFDGAMGTSLQTQNLTAEDFGGLQYEGCNEYLVHTKPEAVEKVHRGYLEAGADVIETDTFGGTSIVLAEYDLADKAYYLNKTAAQLAKRVAQEYSTPQKPRFVAGSMGPGTKLPTLGHIDFDTLKNAYIEQAEGLYDGGADLFIVETCQDVLQIKAALNAIEEVFQKKGNRIPIMVSITMEVMGTMLIGTEIGAALTILEPYNIDILGLNCATGPDQMKEHIKYLSENSPFIISCIPNAGLPENVGGQAHYRLTPLELRMALMHFVEDLGVQIIGGCCGTRADHIKALAEITKDLKPKERHPHYEPSAASIYSPQPYIQDNSFLIVGERLNASGSKKCRELLNKEDWDSLVSMAKSQVKEGAHILDVNVDYVGRDGVKDMKELASRLVNNVTLPLMLDSTEWEKMEAGLKVVGGKCILNSTNYEDGEPRFYQVLDLAKKYGAGVVVGTIDEEGMARTAEKKFAIAKRAYEAAVNYGLPPEEIFFDPLALPISTGIEEDRNNGKATIEAIKRIRDELPKCHILLGVSNISFGLNPAARQVLNSVFLHECMGVGLDSAIVSASKILPLAKIDPEHQEICRDLIYDRRRFEGDVCVYDPLTKLTEVFAGKTTKKTASDKASLPIEERLKQHIIDGERIGLDDALAEALKQYPPLEIINTFLLDGMKVVGELFGSGQMQLPFVLQSAQTMKAAVAYLEPFMEKEEGNGNTKGKFIIATVKGDVHDIGKNLVDIILSNNGYTVINLGIKQPVENIIQAYQEHQADCIAMSGLLVKSTAFMKENLEVFNERGITVPVILGGAALTPKFVHEDCQNTYKGQVIYGKDAFSDLHFMDKLMPAKVEGKWDDLKGFLDESADERRLTRMVESVRVIDKDDEDGKISEPVIIDTRRSDEVSIDIDRPIPPFWGTKILTPDEIVLDEVFKYLDLQALFVGQWQFRKPKDQSREEYDQFLTDTVHPILQGWKQRILEEKLLHPTVIYGYFPCQSEGNSLLVYDPEIWQQSEKLDLIWTLDFPRQKSNRRLCIADFFAPKESGMIDVFPMQAVTVGEIATEFAKTLFDGNQYTDYLYYHGMAVQTAEALAEWTHVKIRQELGFGDKEPDTIRDILQQRYQGSRYSFGYPACPNIQDQYKQLELLGCDRISMYMDDSEQIYPEQSTTAIIAYHPVAKYFST; encoded by the coding sequence ATGAATAGCCCGTTTCTTAACCGTCTTCATAGTCCAGAACGTCCCGTCCTCGTTTTTGATGGGGCAATGGGAACTTCTCTTCAGACTCAAAATTTAACGGCAGAAGATTTTGGCGGTCTTCAATATGAAGGATGTAATGAGTATTTGGTACACACCAAACCGGAAGCGGTAGAAAAGGTTCATCGGGGTTATCTCGAAGCCGGGGCCGATGTGATAGAAACCGATACCTTCGGAGGGACTTCTATTGTTTTGGCGGAATATGATTTAGCCGATAAAGCTTATTATTTGAATAAAACGGCGGCACAATTAGCCAAACGAGTTGCCCAAGAATATTCCACCCCCCAAAAGCCCCGTTTTGTCGCCGGTTCTATGGGGCCAGGAACGAAATTACCGACCTTGGGGCATATTGATTTTGATACCCTTAAAAATGCTTATATCGAACAAGCAGAAGGTCTTTATGATGGGGGGGCAGATTTATTTATTGTTGAAACCTGTCAGGATGTTTTACAAATTAAAGCCGCTTTAAATGCAATAGAAGAGGTTTTTCAAAAAAAAGGGAATCGTATTCCTATTATGGTGTCTATTACGATGGAAGTGATGGGCACGATGTTAATTGGGACGGAAATCGGCGCAGCTTTGACGATTTTAGAACCCTATAATATTGATATTTTAGGGCTAAATTGTGCTACTGGTCCCGATCAAATGAAAGAACATATAAAATATCTTTCGGAAAATTCACCTTTTATTATTTCTTGTATTCCTAATGCCGGCTTACCGGAAAATGTGGGAGGACAGGCACATTATCGATTAACTCCCCTAGAATTAAGAATGGCATTAATGCACTTTGTGGAAGATTTAGGAGTGCAAATTATTGGGGGTTGTTGTGGGACAAGGGCAGATCATATTAAAGCCTTAGCAGAAATTACCAAAGATCTCAAACCTAAAGAACGTCATCCCCATTATGAACCTTCGGCAGCTTCTATCTATAGTCCTCAACCCTATATTCAAGATAATTCTTTCCTCATTGTCGGAGAAAGACTTAATGCAAGTGGGTCGAAAAAATGCCGAGAGTTATTAAATAAAGAAGACTGGGATAGTTTAGTCTCTATGGCTAAATCTCAGGTCAAAGAAGGGGCACATATTTTAGATGTGAATGTGGATTATGTGGGACGAGATGGGGTCAAAGACATGAAAGAATTGGCCTCTCGTCTGGTAAATAATGTGACTCTGCCTTTAATGTTAGACTCCACCGAATGGGAAAAAATGGAGGCAGGATTAAAAGTTGTCGGCGGGAAATGTATTCTCAATTCGACTAACTATGAAGATGGAGAACCTCGGTTTTATCAAGTCCTTGACTTAGCCAAAAAATACGGGGCAGGAGTTGTTGTTGGGACGATAGATGAAGAGGGAATGGCACGCACCGCAGAGAAAAAATTTGCCATAGCTAAACGGGCTTATGAAGCAGCCGTTAATTATGGCCTTCCTCCTGAAGAAATATTTTTTGATCCCTTGGCGTTACCGATTTCTACGGGGATAGAAGAGGATAGAAATAACGGAAAAGCAACGATAGAAGCGATTAAACGCATTCGAGATGAATTACCCAAATGTCATATTTTACTTGGGGTTTCTAACATCTCTTTCGGGTTAAATCCAGCCGCTAGACAGGTGTTAAACTCGGTCTTTCTACATGAGTGTATGGGCGTGGGGTTAGATTCGGCTATTGTTAGCGCGAGTAAGATTTTACCCTTGGCTAAAATTGACCCAGAACATCAAGAAATCTGTCGAGATTTAATTTATGACCGTCGCCGATTTGAGGGGGATGTGTGTGTTTATGATCCTTTGACGAAGTTAACGGAAGTGTTTGCCGGAAAAACCACTAAGAAGACTGCTTCAGATAAGGCTAGTTTACCGATAGAAGAACGACTCAAACAGCATATTATTGATGGGGAAAGAATCGGATTAGATGATGCTTTAGCCGAAGCCTTGAAACAGTATCCGCCTCTAGAGATTATTAATACTTTCCTGTTAGATGGAATGAAAGTAGTCGGTGAGTTATTTGGGTCGGGACAAATGCAACTGCCTTTTGTGTTACAATCTGCCCAAACCATGAAGGCCGCAGTGGCTTATTTAGAACCGTTCATGGAGAAGGAAGAAGGGAACGGAAATACAAAAGGAAAATTTATTATTGCTACGGTTAAAGGGGATGTTCATGATATTGGTAAAAATTTGGTCGATATTATTTTGTCTAATAATGGCTATACGGTGATTAATTTAGGCATTAAACAACCGGTTGAGAATATTATTCAAGCCTATCAAGAACATCAGGCTGATTGTATCGCTATGAGTGGTTTGTTGGTCAAATCAACGGCTTTTATGAAGGAGAATTTAGAGGTATTTAATGAACGAGGAATTACGGTTCCGGTGATTTTGGGAGGTGCAGCTTTAACTCCTAAGTTTGTCCATGAAGATTGTCAGAATACTTATAAGGGTCAGGTGATTTATGGAAAGGATGCTTTCTCAGATTTGCATTTTATGGATAAATTAATGCCGGCAAAAGTTGAGGGAAAATGGGATGATTTAAAGGGGTTTTTAGATGAGTCCGCAGATGAACGCAGATTAACACGGATGGTTGAGTCTGTGCGTGTTATAGATAAGGATGATGAGGATGGAAAGATTAGTGAACCGGTAATTATTGATACTCGTCGTTCTGATGAGGTTAGTATAGATATTGACCGTCCTATTCCTCCTTTCTGGGGGACGAAGATTTTAACTCCTGATGAGATTGTTTTAGATGAGGTTTTCAAATATTTAGATTTACAAGCGTTGTTTGTGGGACAATGGCAATTCCGCAAACCGAAAGACCAGTCACGGGAAGAATACGACCAATTTTTAACGGATACGGTTCATCCAATTTTACAAGGGTGGAAACAGCGTATTCTTGAGGAAAAGTTGTTACATCCTACGGTCATTTATGGGTATTTTCCTTGTCAGTCTGAGGGGAATTCTTTACTGGTTTATGACCCAGAAATTTGGCAACAGTCAGAAAAATTAGACCTCATTTGGACATTAGATTTTCCTCGACAAAAGTCAAACCGCCGGTTGTGTATTGCTGATTTCTTTGCGCCGAAAGAGTCGGGAATGATTGATGTTTTCCCGATGCAAGCGGTGACGGTTGGGGAAATTGCCACCGAATTTGCTAAAACTCTATTTGATGGGAATCAATATACCGATTATCTCTATTATCATGGTATGGCGGTACAAACGGCGGAAGCCTTAGCCGAATGGACTCATGTTAAAATCCGTCAAGAATTAGGGTTTGGGGATAAAGAACCGGATACGATTCGAGATATCCTACAACAACGTTATCAGGGTTCTCGTTATAGTTTTGGTTATCCGGCTTGTCCTAATATTCAAGACCAGTATAAACAGTTAGAATTATTAGGATGCGATCGCATTTCTATGTATATGGATGATAGCGAACAAATCTATCCCGAACAATCTACTACAGCGATTATTGCCTATCATCCCGTCGCTAAATACTTTAGCACTTAA
- a CDS encoding DUF2949 domain-containing protein, with protein sequence MDINRRLHRFLQDDLGIPQESIEMATRYAYSSAGSIPMVLWQYGLIDLNQLDKVFDWMETV encoded by the coding sequence ATGGATATCAACAGACGGTTACATAGGTTTTTACAAGACGACTTAGGGATTCCTCAAGAGTCTATAGAAATGGCTACCCGCTACGCTTACTCTAGTGCTGGTTCTATTCCGATGGTTTTATGGCAGTACGGTTTAATCGATTTAAATCAATTAGATAAAGTGTTTGATTGGATGGAAACTGTTTAA
- a CDS encoding PEP-CTERM sorting domain-containing protein, producing MKNSVKTLMTGAIIIAPLALGTVAPAQAIVLTFDDLPSTFDPIPNGYGGLNWDKFYYLDSSNYVIPSGYFNGTVSPNNVAYNAFANPARVRSPRGTFDFEGAYLTGAWNNGLNITVDGYHNSTLLYSQTVTVDTTSPTWFTFNYDGINFLRFTSFGGINAGYGGGGAHFAMDNFTVDNFTVVPEPFTLLGVGTALGFGAAFKRKVNKKE from the coding sequence ATGAAAAATTCAGTAAAAACTTTGATGACAGGAGCTATTATCATCGCCCCTTTGGCTCTTGGTACAGTTGCTCCAGCCCAGGCTATTGTTCTCACTTTTGATGATCTTCCGTCAACTTTTGATCCGATTCCGAATGGTTATGGTGGGTTAAATTGGGATAAGTTTTATTATCTTGATAGCAGCAACTATGTTATACCTAGTGGCTATTTTAATGGCACTGTTTCCCCTAATAATGTTGCTTATAATGCTTTTGCAAATCCTGCTAGGGTTAGAAGTCCCAGAGGTACATTTGATTTTGAAGGAGCATATTTGACTGGTGCGTGGAATAACGGGTTAAACATCACCGTTGACGGTTACCATAACTCAACGCTGCTATACTCTCAGACAGTGACTGTAGATACCACTAGCCCAACTTGGTTTACATTCAACTATGATGGGATTAATTTCTTAAGATTTACCTCTTTTGGAGGTATTAATGCTGGCTATGGTGGTGGAGGCGCACACTTTGCAATGGATAATTTTACTGTGGATAATTTTACCGTTGTTCCAGAACCTTTTACCTTATTAGGTGTAGGGACAGCACTCGGATTTGGTGCTGCCTTCAAGCGTAAGGTCAACAAAAAAGAATAA